CCGGCGGTGCGCATGACCGGATTGTTCGACACGGCCCTCAATCAGTTCGGACTGACCGCCGTATTTCCAGAAAACGATGCAGTCATGCTGGGCCTTATCAGGCAGATAAAGGCGGAGGGCGTAAGTCCAGCAGCCAGAGCGACGCTGCTCGAAGCCTCGTCGGCCCTGCTTGCGCAGGGCGCGTCCGTCCAGATGATCGCCTGCACCGAGTTTTCGCTGATCGCCGAGGCCGCCGCGCCGGAGAGTCGGGCTTTCGACACGCTTGATTGCCTGGTCGACGCGATCGTCACATTCGCGTGCGCCGGAATGCCGCCGACGCGCGCAGGATAAGCAGCACAAGAAGCTGATCAGGCCGGGGCCGGCTGGAGAGATGGAGCCCTTCCCGCAATCCTCATGGGAATCGTCCCACGCCTCTTCCTGCACAAGGTAAGGCGTTGTCTAGTGCACGATCTCCTCGACCTTCATGCGCCGGCCCTTGCGGTCGAAGAAGTGGCCGTCGTTGAGAATGCGGCGGTCCTCGCGCAGCCTCACCTCGAGATCGCGCAGTTTTGAGCGCGCGACGTCGTTTGGAACAGCGCCGCGCAGGAAGCTGTCGATCGGGAAGAAGGCGGCGGCGTCCCATTTGACGCCGGCGCCTTCCAGAAGTTGCCGCACCTCACGCCAGCGCGTCTCCTCGCCGATGACATTGATGAATGTCGAGCGAAGCAGGTCGATCGACGTCCCGCCGATCGCGACGAGGACGATGAGCACCGTAAAATCGCCTCTTTCGGCGTAGGCGGCCGGCAGCCACTGGTCGAAGAGCGCCGGACGGTCGTCAGAAGTCGACAAGCTGCGTCTCCGGCATGTAGTGCTCGAACAGCACCCAGAAGGGCTTGCCGCGCGCGGCGAGATACCAGGTCTCGAAGTCGGCCAGCGCCCGCGCGACATCCGGGCCGGGTCTGCTCGCCGCGTCGTCGCCCTCGCGGGGATGGGTCGCAGTGAACGCCGCCGCGGCAAGCCTGGCGTATTCTGTCAGAACCTCGTCGCGCGCGTCGCTGTCCTCGTGCCACCCGAGCCGCGTCCTGAGCGCGGCCACCGCGCCCGCCACGGCGATTTCCGACTGCCCGGCGCGGGCGACGACGTCGAACAGCGACCGCATCAAATTCATGCGGCGGTTGGCGAAGGCCCGCGCCTCGGCGAGTTCGGCCACGCGTGTGTTCATGGTGCGCCTGAACTCGTCCTCCGCATCCTGGCAGGCCTTCGCGTCGTGGCGCAGCCCTGCGATGAAGGGGTGGTCATCGGTCATGCGTTGTTCCGTGAATCTGGCGGAGGAGAGTGGGAGTCGAACCCACCTGGGACCGTCTCGCAGCCCCACCCGGATTTGAAGTCCGGACGCCCCACCGGGGACGATTCCCTTCCCTGATTTCCTGCTTCGCCCACCGCGCCGAACAGGTCGAGCCGATGCGGATTGAGCCGGCGGTGGTCGCCACGCCGCAGCGTGACGCCGTGGCGATCGAGGAACTCCAATATCTCAATAGAGACCTTGCGGCCGTTTTCCAATCGGTCGCGCAGGTCTGCCGCCGTAAACTCCCCCTTCGGCCTGGCGGCTGCGACACCCTGCAGGATCGCGACAATCTCCGCCATCGCAGTTCGTGCGAAGAAACTGTCGTGTGCGACCTCGTGGACGAGCCCCATCCTGCCCGCGCGCTTGAGCACCGTCCGCATCTTCTGCTCCTCGATGTCGAACATGGCGGCGAGGTCGCGCGTGCGCGGCGGGCGGAAGCGCTCGGCGCCGGTCAGGTGTGGCTCGGTCTCGCGCCACACCTTTTCGTCCTCAGCGGCAAAGCGCACGACATGGCCCGGCAGCCGCACCCATGCGCCGTCGAGCGAGACGGCGCCTTGCCGCTGCAGCCCTTGCAAGATCATCCGGAAGACGGGTGCAGGCGGGCGCATCTCGCCCATCATCCGCAGGCGCTCCAGACCGATGCCCGGCTGGTCCGGATTGTCGGCGTGATAGGCTTCCAGGTCGGCGAGGATGCGCTGGCGCAGCCGCAGCCAGCGCGGCGGGGCCATCGCGATTGCGCCGGTATCGGGCGGGATGCGGATCACGTCCTCGAAGAGCCGCGCGGTCTCGCTCTCGCCGAGGGCGAAGTCGCGTGCGAAGGCGTCGACATCGACCAGGAAGGGCGGCGCATCGAGCAGCCCCGCCAGCACGGCGCGCGGGCTTTGCGCCGCGAACGCTTGCAACTGCGCCTGGCGCTCGGGCGAGCGTCGCTTGCGCGCCGGCGCCCTGATGTCGAGGAACCGACCGCCGCCGATCGTCCGCCGCGCCGAGGTGTCGCGGATGACGAAGCGATCGCCGATCGCTGCCCCGATCGGACGCTCGAGCACCAGTTGCACGACCGTCCGTTGGCCGGGCGAGATCGGCTCGTCGCCGAGCAGCACGATCCGCGCCGGCACCTCGGTCGCCGCGTGGTGGAGGTGGACGGGAAACCACTGGCCGATGGGGCGCGCTTCCGTGCCTAGCACGTGGAGTTCGGCGTCGATACGCGCGGACGGCGCATGGAGCGCCGGGGCGACGATCATGTCGCCACGCACGACCGCGTCGCGGCCAATCCCGTCGCCGGCAAGGTTCAGCGCGCAACGATCCCCTGCCCGCCCGCGCTCGGCCTTCTCGCTCTGGGCGTGAATGGACCGCACGCGTGCCGCCAAGCCACTCGGGCTGACGGTGACGGCGTCGCCGATGCAGATCTCGCCCGAAAGCACCGTGCCGGTCACCACCGTACCCGCCCCCTGGATGACGAAGGAACGGTCGACGGCCAGCCGGAACCGCCCGTCCGCACTGCGCCTGGCAATATCGCACGCCGCCTGGGAGAGTCGCTGCTCGAGCCCGGCGATGCCGGCGCCGGTCGCGCTGGAGACGGCCATGACGTCCGCCCCCTCGAGCGCCGACCCGGCGAGCAGCGCCTCGATCTCGATCTCGACGGCGAGCAGGCGCTCGTCATCGGCGAGATCGGCCTTGGTGATGGCGACGACGCCATGCCGCACACCGAGGAGGTCGAGGATGGCTAGGTGCTCGCGCGTTTGTGGCATTACTCCGTCGTCGGCAGCGACGACCAGCAGCGCGAAGTCGATGCCGCCCGCTCCCGCCAACATGGTGTGAATGAAACGCTCATGGCCGGGCACGTCGACGAAGCCGATGCGGAAACCGTTCGGCAGGGTGCGATAGGCGAAGCCGAGGTCGATGGAGATGCCCCGCGCCTTCTCCTCCTTCAGGCGATCCGTATCCACTCCGGTCAGCGCCCGCACCAGCGAGCTCTTGCCATGGTCGATGTGGCCCGCCGTGCCGATGATCATGGTGTATCGACCTTGGGCAGGGGCTGCGCCGCACGCCGCGCCGCCTCCGCACGCTGCTCGTCCGACAGTGCGCCGGTCGCGGCTGGAATGAACTTGGCGGACAGTTTTGAGCCGCCCATCTTTGCCCTGAGCAGCCAGGCAAGCGCCGCCACGGGATCGGTCGCCACGCCGGCGCCTGTCAGGCAGGCCGCGCCAAGCATCGCCTGCCCATGCGCATCGCCGCGCACCGCGGCCTTCTTCCACCAGCCGCCAGCGACGGCGGCATCGCGCTCCACGCCGAGTGCGTCGTGATAGAGATTGCCGAGCCGCGTCATCGAGGCGGCCACGCCCTGCGCCGCCGCCTTTTCTGCGTGGACCCGAGCCTTCTCATAGTCGCCCTGTTCGGCATGCATCCACGACAGCATGTCCTGCGCGGTCGCATCGCCCTGATCGGCGGCGAGCCTATAGAGCCGCATCGCCTCGCCGTCGTCCTGCGGCACGCCCTCGCCGCGAAAGTGCAGCGTGGCGAGGTTGCGCTGCCCGACCGGATCGCCCGAGGCCGCCGAAAGCTGCAGCCATTTGGCTGCGAGTTCCGCGTTCTCCTCGACGCCGTATCCGCCGGAAAAACAGGCCGCGATGTTGTTCTGCGCCCGCGCGTTGCCTGCGCGCGCCTTTGGCTCCCAGATCGACAGTGCAGTCTGGTAGTCGCCAGCGCGGGCAGCTGAGAGCGCGGTCGCCATCTCGTCGAGGGCCGCGGTCGTTCGGCGGAAGCGGTCAAGCCAGGCCACGGCCGAGCCCATCGAGATTGGCGGCAAACGCCTGGGGATCTTCCAGGCATCGCAGGTCCAGAACCAGCGCACCATCGGAAATGCGGCCGATGACCGGAACCGGCAGGCCACGCAGCGCGGCGGCCAGTCGCTCGAGTGCGCCGCCGCTGCCATCTGCCGGCCGGAACGAAAGCCCGGAAGACGGCAGGGTGTCGAGCGGCAGCGCGCCCGAACCGATCTGGCTGGCGCAGGCGGCAACCTCGACCCGGTAGCCCGATCCGGCCGCAGCAGAGACATCCGCAAGCAGCCTCGCCGCCATTGCCTCAATGTCGTCCTGCTTGCGCGAAAGCAGCCGCAGCGTCGGCAGGCGTTCGGCGAGCCGGTCGGGATCGCGATAGAGTTTTAGCGTGGCTTCCAGCGCCGCCAGCCGCATCTTGTCGAGGCGCAGCGCGCGCTTCATCGGGTTGCGGTTGATCGCTGCGATCAGATCCTTCCTGCCGACGATGAAGCCAGCCTGCGGTCCGCCGAGCAGCTTGTCGCCCGAGAAGGTGACGACGTCCGCGCCTTCCGAGACCGCCTCGCGGACGCTCGGCTCGCGCCGCAATCCCCAGCGGGTCAGATCGGCGAGCGTTCCGGAGCCGAGATCGTTGACCAGCGGCACACCTGCCGCCCCGGCCATGCGCGCCAGCGCCGGAGCCGCGACTTCCCTGGTAAAACCTTCGATCCGGTAGTTGGAAGTATGGACCTTCAGGATGAGCGAGATCCCCTCCTCGTCGAGCGCCGCCTTGTAGTCCTTCTCGTGTGTTCGGTTTGTGGTGCCGACCTCCATCAGCCGTGCACCGGCGCGGGTCATGATGTCCGGCATGCGGAACGCGCCGCCGATCTCGATCAGTTCGCCGCGCGAGACGACGGCCCCGCCGCCATGGCCGGCAAGGGTGTTGAGGGTGAGAAGGACGGCGGCCGCGTTGTTGTTGACCAATGTCGCGTCTTCCGCACCCGTCAGTTCGCAGACCAGCGCCCGCAGATGATCGTCGCGCTCGCCCCGCTTGCCGGTATCGAGATCAAATTCGAGCCCCACCGCGCCGCGCATCGCCTCTACAGTCGCTTCGATCGCCGCTTCAGCGAGGAGTGCGCGGCCGAGATTGGTGTGAAGCACCGTGCCCGTGAGATTGAAAACCGGCCGCAGCGAACTCGTGGAGGATGTCTCCAGTTCGGTCAGCGTAAGCGCCCCCACTCCCTCGGCGTCGCGCAGCGCGCTGCCTTGCTGGGCGGCTGCCCGCTCGCGATCGAGCAGGGTGCGGATGCGTGCCGTTGCCTCCGCACGTCCGAATCTCTCGACAACAGCTTGGCCGGACGACGACCGCAGCACCGCGTCGACGGAAGGGATGGCGCGGAAGCTTGCGTTCATCACCCGACGCCTGCCCTAGTAGCCCAGCAGGAACGGATTGAATGCCGCGCGGCGGAACTTGGTCTCACGCATCAGGAGGTCGATGCCGAGGCTGCCGACATCGTCGGCGAACGGATCGAGCGACACGTCCTTCTGCTGGTTGAATATCTTCACGTAGCAGCTGCATTCGTCACAGGTTTCCGCCTTGATCGTGCCCGGCCCGTCCTCGATCTCCTGATAGCGGATGCCTTTCGTCGAGGAACAGATCGCGCATTTGATGCGCACGTGATGCCACAGCGTCCCGCATAGGGCGCAGGAGCAGAAGCGCGCGCCGCCTGCCTGCGGCCAGCCGACGATGACCGAACTGACCGGCGGCCCGCCACAGGCCGGGCAGGCCCCGTCTCCGACCGCCTTCAGCCGGCGCTCCGGCAGCGTCGACGCGGCGCGCGCGAAATGGAGTTGCAGGGCGGCGGCGACATAGGCGTATTCCGCCATCGATTCCGCAGGCACCGAATCCGCCATCAGGTCGCCGACGACAGAAGACATGCGGGCATGGTCATAGGCAGCTACCGCCGAGAGCGCGGATTGCGCCACAGCCGGCTTGTCCCCGCTCTCCAGCGCGCCGAACAGCCTATCGCTCAGCGATCGAAAGTCGTCGCCGGGCCGGAACGCATTGCGGTCGAGCGGCGGCATGCCGAACGCGACGGAGCGGTCGAGCTTCTCCTCGTCCATCGCTTCGGGTTCGGGCAGAGCTTCGGCAACCGCCTGCTGCGCTTCGGCTATCGCCGCCATGAAGCCGAGATAGGGTCCTATACCATCGGAATGTTCGAGTTGGCGAAACCGCCTTGCGCGACGCTCGAAGAGGCGAGCCGGCTCCGGCACGCGGGCGAAGGGGGGCGACTTGACCTCGCCAATCGCCGTCATGTCTCCCGCAACGGGTATTCTACGGGGCATTCACTCCTCCACGAGCCGCACGGGCCACGCGGCATTCTAGGGTAACGCCCGGCGTGCTGTCACGCCGGGCCAAGTTCGAGCCAGATCAGGCGGACTTGCCGCTGTCCGGCCGGTCGTCCCGCTTGCCGTAGGCGGCGAGCGCCCGCAGCCACTTGCGATGGTGCCGCCACGCCCATCCGCCGCTGACACTGCCGCGCGTCATCGCGCGGAACGTGCCCTGCACCCAGAAGGCGGCATACACGTGGATGATCCACACGCAGATGATGGCCACCGCGGCGATCGAATGGATCAGCACGGCGACGCGCATCTGCGGAATGGTCAGGTAGTCGGCGAAATACTGTTCCCACACGCCGAGGCCGGACAGGATCAGGACCACGATCAGGATCGACATCGCCCAGAACACGAACTTCTGACCAGCATTGTACTTGCCGACCTCGGGAAGCTTCTCCTCGTTGGCTCTCAACACGTCGCCGATGCGGGCGGCCCACTGCGCATCCTCCCGCGCCGGCAGATTCAGCCGGAAGAACCGGATGAACAGGCCGGCGAAGGAGAAGAACAGCACGACGCCGATCCATGGATGGATTGCCCGCGTCCACTGCCCGCCACCGAACAGGCTCGTCAGCCAGAAGAGCGAGGGGTGGAAGAGCGCCAGCCCCGACAGCGCCAGCAGGACCAGGCTGATCGCCGTGATCCAGTGGTTGAGGCGCGCCCATCCGGTGTAGCGGTCGACCACCACCTCCCGGCCGACCCGCAGCCGGTCGCTGCGATCGAAGTCGGCCTTGGTGACCGGCTGTGCGGGTCGATCGTGCCCGTGCATGGTACTGTCGGTCATGACAGCGGCTCCTGGCCCGGGTCGAGAGGCTCCGCGCCGGGCGCATTCCTGGCCAGGCGACGCGCCTCCTCGTCATCCTCGACCGATACCCGGTTGCGTCCGGAGATCGCCATGTGGACGACACCGGCGGCGGCCGCGATGCCCATCACGGCGAGACCGGCATACTTGGTCACGCCCTTCCAGGCCTCGACCACTGGCGAGATCCGCGGCTCGTCCGGCAGGCCGGCATAGATCGACGGCTTGTCGGCGTGATGCAGCACATACATGACGTGCGTCCCGCCGACGCCCGGCGGATCGTAGAGGCCTGCATTGGCGAAGCCGCGCGAGTTCAGGTCCTTGATCCGCTCGGCGGCGTGCGCCTTCATCTCCTCCTTGGTGCCGAAGACGATCGCCTTGGTCGGGCAGGCCTTGGCGCAGGCCGGCCCCTGGCCCACCGCGATGCGGTCGGAGCAGAGCGTGCACTTGTAGGCTCGGCTGTCGACCTTGGAGATGCGCGGGATGTCGAACGGACAGCCCTTTACGCAGTAACCGCAGCCGATGCAGTTCTCCTTCACGAAGTCGACGACGCCGTTTGAGTACTGCACGATCGCGCCGGGCGCTGGGCAGGCCTTGAGGCAGCCAGGATCGGCGCAGTGCATGCAGCCGTCCTTGCGGATGAGCCACTCGAGATTGTCCGTCTCGGGATTCACCCACTCGGTGAAGCGCATCAGCGTGAAGGTGTTCGGCGTCAGGTCATGCGGATTGTCGTAGACACCCGTGTTGACGCCGACTTCCTCGCGCAGGTCGTTCCATTCGAGGCATGCCGACTGGCAGGCCTTGCAGCCGATGCACTTCGACACGTCGATGAGCTTCGCGACCGGCTCGAGCTGGCGAGCCGGAGCAGGCACGGTGGATGCGGACCGCCGGATATAGTCCTGCGGCCCCATCTGCATGGCGGTGTCCGGGGCGACGGGAGGATTGACGTTGATGGTCATGGCTCAATCCTCCCTCATGCCGTCGCCGGTCCGTCGGACCGTTCGATGTTGACGAGGAACGCCTTGAACTCCGGCGTCTCGATGTTCGCATCGCCGACGAATGGGGTCAGCGAGTTCGGCCCCATGCCGTTGCGGGCCGCGCCCATGAAGCCCCAGTGCAGCGGGATGCCGACGATGTGCACCGGCTTGCCGTCGCACATCAGCGTCTGGATGCGCTTGGTGACAACCGCCTTGGCGAAGACCGTGCCGCGCTTGTTCCACACCCGGCACCAGCCGCCCTTGTCGATGCCCTTCTCCGCCGCGAGCGCTTCCGAGATCTCGACAAAGAATTCCGGCTGAAGGACGGCGTTCACCCAGACGTGCTTGGTCCAGTAGTGGAAGTGCTCGGTGAGGCGGTAGGAGGTCGCCGCATAGGGGAACTCCGCCGCGTCGCCGAAGGTATCGCGGTCGTTCTTGAAGACGCGGGCCACCGGATTGCCCCGGATCTCCGGCGCAATGACGTTGGCCACGGGCGACTCGAACGGCTCGTAGTGCACCGGGAACGGCCCGTCGCGCATCATGCCGCGGGTGAACAGTCGGGACTGTCCCTCCGGGTTCATGATGAACGGCCCGACATCGCGCGGATTGGACGTCGGCGGGATATCCGGCACGTCGTAGCCGGCCCACTTCTGCCCGTCCCACTCGATCAGCTTGCGGCTCGGGTCCCAGGCCTTGCCGTCGAGGTTGGCCGAGGCGCGGTTGTAGAGGATGCGCCTGTTGGCCGGCCACGAGAACGCCCACTTGGAATAGGCGCCCGTCTCGTCCGGATCGGTGTTGTCGCGCCGCGCCATCATGTTGCCGGCCTCGGTGAAGCTACCGGAGTAGATCCAGCAGCCGCTGGCGGTCGAGCCGTCGGCGCGCAGCGCCGCGAAGCCCGGAAGCTGCTTGCCGGCCTCGACCAGGACCTTGGTCGGGTCGTTCGGATCGCGAAGTTCTGTGACGGCGTAGCCGTTCATCTCCTTCGTGATCTCGTCCGACGTTGGCGCGCCCGGATCGGCATAGGGCCAGTGCAGGTTGACAATGGCGTCCGGGAACGGGCCGCCCTCGTCCTGGCAGAGCTTCTTCAGCCGCAGATACAGCTGCGCCATGATCCAGGTGTCGTGCTTGGCCTCGCCAGGCGGGTTCTGCGCCGGCCAGTGCCACTGCAGCCAGCGGCCGGAGTTGACCAGCGCGCCCTCGTCCTCGGCAAAGCAGGTCGACGGAAGCTGGTACACCTCCGTCTGGATCGAGGCCGTTTCCACGTCGTTGTAGACGCCGTGGTTCTCCCAGAAGCGCGCCGTCTCCGTCTCCAGCGGATCGATGATCACCAGGAACTTGAGCTTCCCGAGAGAGCGCGTGATCTTGCCGCGATCCGGGAAGGCGAGCAGCGGGTTGAAGCCCTGGCAGAAGTAGCCGTGCATCTGCCCCTGGTCCATCATCTCGAAGGCCCGCAGAACATCGTAGGCCGGCAGGTCGAGCTTCGGCAGGTAGTCATAG
This portion of the Mesorhizobium shangrilense genome encodes:
- the fdxH gene encoding formate dehydrogenase subunit beta, whose protein sequence is MTINVNPPVAPDTAMQMGPQDYIRRSASTVPAPARQLEPVAKLIDVSKCIGCKACQSACLEWNDLREEVGVNTGVYDNPHDLTPNTFTLMRFTEWVNPETDNLEWLIRKDGCMHCADPGCLKACPAPGAIVQYSNGVVDFVKENCIGCGYCVKGCPFDIPRISKVDSRAYKCTLCSDRIAVGQGPACAKACPTKAIVFGTKEEMKAHAAERIKDLNSRGFANAGLYDPPGVGGTHVMYVLHHADKPSIYAGLPDEPRISPVVEAWKGVTKYAGLAVMGIAAAAGVVHMAISGRNRVSVEDDEEARRLARNAPGAEPLDPGQEPLS
- the fdhE gene encoding formate dehydrogenase accessory protein FdhE, encoding MPRRIPVAGDMTAIGEVKSPPFARVPEPARLFERRARRFRQLEHSDGIGPYLGFMAAIAEAQQAVAEALPEPEAMDEEKLDRSVAFGMPPLDRNAFRPGDDFRSLSDRLFGALESGDKPAVAQSALSAVAAYDHARMSSVVGDLMADSVPAESMAEYAYVAAALQLHFARAASTLPERRLKAVGDGACPACGGPPVSSVIVGWPQAGGARFCSCALCGTLWHHVRIKCAICSSTKGIRYQEIEDGPGTIKAETCDECSCYVKIFNQQKDVSLDPFADDVGSLGIDLLMRETKFRRAAFNPFLLGY
- the selA gene encoding L-seryl-tRNA(Sec) selenium transferase, yielding MNASFRAIPSVDAVLRSSSGQAVVERFGRAEATARIRTLLDRERAAAQQGSALRDAEGVGALTLTELETSSTSSLRPVFNLTGTVLHTNLGRALLAEAAIEATVEAMRGAVGLEFDLDTGKRGERDDHLRALVCELTGAEDATLVNNNAAAVLLTLNTLAGHGGGAVVSRGELIEIGGAFRMPDIMTRAGARLMEVGTTNRTHEKDYKAALDEEGISLILKVHTSNYRIEGFTREVAAPALARMAGAAGVPLVNDLGSGTLADLTRWGLRREPSVREAVSEGADVVTFSGDKLLGGPQAGFIVGRKDLIAAINRNPMKRALRLDKMRLAALEATLKLYRDPDRLAERLPTLRLLSRKQDDIEAMAARLLADVSAAAGSGYRVEVAACASQIGSGALPLDTLPSSGLSFRPADGSGGALERLAAALRGLPVPVIGRISDGALVLDLRCLEDPQAFAANLDGLGRGLA
- a CDS encoding tetratricopeptide repeat protein, encoding MGSAVAWLDRFRRTTAALDEMATALSAARAGDYQTALSIWEPKARAGNARAQNNIAACFSGGYGVEENAELAAKWLQLSAASGDPVGQRNLATLHFRGEGVPQDDGEAMRLYRLAADQGDATAQDMLSWMHAEQGDYEKARVHAEKAAAQGVAASMTRLGNLYHDALGVERDAAVAGGWWKKAAVRGDAHGQAMLGAACLTGAGVATDPVAALAWLLRAKMGGSKLSAKFIPAATGALSDEQRAEAARRAAQPLPKVDTP
- a CDS encoding formate dehydrogenase subunit gamma, whose protein sequence is MTDSTMHGHDRPAQPVTKADFDRSDRLRVGREVVVDRYTGWARLNHWITAISLVLLALSGLALFHPSLFWLTSLFGGGQWTRAIHPWIGVVLFFSFAGLFIRFFRLNLPAREDAQWAARIGDVLRANEEKLPEVGKYNAGQKFVFWAMSILIVVLILSGLGVWEQYFADYLTIPQMRVAVLIHSIAAVAIICVWIIHVYAAFWVQGTFRAMTRGSVSGGWAWRHHRKWLRALAAYGKRDDRPDSGKSA